One Petrotoga miotherma DSM 10691 genomic window carries:
- a CDS encoding chemotaxis protein CheW: MPSELKIVTFNIGKEKFGLDIMNVDAVIEYEETTKLPNASDYFEGVINYRNEEVLPIINLRRKFKMPDFEDKSHAKVIVLKIDQRRVGIMVDDVKNVRSIDPNLINEKPNIGGMRGADFISGIARLEDGMLVILDIDKLITEEEKIAIDEVINN, from the coding sequence ATGCCATCTGAGTTAAAAATAGTCACCTTCAACATTGGTAAAGAAAAGTTTGGCCTCGATATTATGAATGTGGATGCGGTAATTGAGTATGAAGAGACCACTAAATTACCAAATGCCTCTGACTATTTTGAAGGTGTAATAAATTATCGCAACGAAGAAGTTTTACCTATCATCAATCTGAGAAGAAAATTTAAAATGCCCGACTTTGAAGACAAATCTCACGCCAAAGTTATAGTTTTAAAAATTGATCAAAGAAGGGTTGGAATAATGGTTGATGATGTAAAAAACGTCAGAAGTATCGACCCTAATTTAATAAACGAAAAACCTAATATAGGTGGGATGCGTGGGGCTGATTTTATAAGTGGCATAGCACGTTTAGAAGATGGTATGTTAGTAATATTAGATATCGATAAACTGATAACTGAAGAAGAAAAGATTGCTATAGACGAAGTTATAAATAATTAA